The window ACAGGGTTCAGGATATCTATCTATGCTTTTAGACTACTTCCCAGTTATATGAAGTTGCTGGGCAACTTACATTCCACAGGAGCACACATACGTTACATATGCATATGAAGTTGCCAAATCAAGTCATCATTGTGCCTCGTGTTTCATTTCAGTGCATTGACCGTCATCGATAAATCTTTTTTCTTCTGTTTAAACTGACAATTTCGGCTACATAAATGCAGAGGAGAATTCAGCACACAATGGAACACAAAATGAGAGCTCAAGACatcatttttgtcaaaaaatggTATAAATTTCAACCAACGGATATGTCAATCTAGAGCTGCAATGGTTACAATGAGAGATTATTGAGTACTTTCTACATGTGATCAGTATCACTTTAAGTAATTGTTTAAATCaggttttcttttatttttatgcaCAGTTCTAGAAAAAAACTGGAGACTCACACAGATTGTTATGCTAGTTTCTTTATGAGCGTCATTAATCAGAgcgagctctgataccatattgaGAACGAGAACTGAACCTGGACACAAGACAAGGACTATGGGGGCAGCAAGAACCAGAGACTTTGGCATTGACGCGACATGAAGACCAAGACCGCGACGACTTTGATTGCGAAATGAAGTCTACTTTAAACACTGAGAACAACAATTAATGGTTCTTCCTTTcctaaagtttataaagtactCTGATAAATACACAAAATGTTGTATCAAGTACTTGTCTTTGAATGATCAAGCCTTCATTCGTTTCATGGCGTGCTCCAACAAATATCTTCAAATAGTTCCTCCAATAATGTGGACATAATTTCTGCGATAGTGTCCAAACTTTAGGGACTTTATAAATAGCTTTTCATCACTATACAGTGTGAATAGCTTTTCCATTATGTCATCTTTATTAAATACTGGTGCTCGTTCATTCTCGAAGTACCTCCTTTTTTCTAAAACTTCTTTTAGCACTTCAGTTGTCCTGAAAAAGTCTTACAACTAAAACGTGCAAGTGGGGGCGGACAATTCTGGCTGTGATAAAGAAATGCAAGAGACTAGTAGCCTGTTCTGGGCTTAAAACCTCGAAAATGTCTGTTGTTTCCGTAAGAAGTGAGAAGCCGGTTTAAATTAGAAATAAGCCGAAACAGACTTAAACAGTACACAAGTTCGTTTGAGGTATTTTTTTCGTGtgacttaaatttttttgaaccattttttattataataattaaggTAAATCATAAGTTACCCATAACtcacatttatttttattattatatttttactaaCTCATAAGTCAATAATAAGTCATAATTATTCAAACATACGTTTTAAACCGACAGCTATCGTATATTTGTTAAATTctgttgttttatatttttcaaattaaattatttaaatttcaaattattattaattagataatcaatataactaagttacaagaaaattattttattaaaatttattgatataaaGAAATTCAAGAAAGGAGGACATACACATTACaaacttattaatttttttataattctaattatttcctaaaatatttatataattattatcagTAACTAAGAACAATTGTATAccgtggaaaaaaaaaaaggaacaattgtatacaatttttttatatgatttgcaatCAAATACaacctaaaataatttatttcgaaaaCAATAGGGTTTCTTTTTAATTGAATTCACTAAAAAACAGGTGAATGCCCAATACAACCtttttacatcaactgctacCCAAAATGACTAGAGCAGGAAAAGTGACCAAAATGACGAGAGAAAATCGCATTCAGAGAATGCGTATACTGTTTTCGCATTCCTTGGATGCGCATGCTCTGACTGATTTGATACACACGCATTAGCACTATGCGAGGCAACGCTAaacttcatattttttttaaattagttacACATTTCTAGGATGTGTGCTAAGTATATACGCATTGTCAAAATGCGCATACTTGTCTTACATATCACAAAACACACCCCGGACACAATAAGTGAACCCGAACCCAGGAGCACTTCATGAATGACGTCGCCACCGACCTTCTGTCAGAGATCCCGTGCTAATTACAAGTTCTCAAAACACTGACTAAACCCTAGTTTAGtaacatataaataatactccctctgtcccatttaattctatacgtttctttttaactgttcgacacgcatttcaatactcttataaaatatagttccgtaacttatttttgagattttctttttctgtataaaaatataacatctaaactttaattcagaaaagaaaaattttaaaaataaattgcacaactacactttgcaggagcattaaagtccgtgccgcttccccgtcccccaatgtatacaactcaggcattaaaataataatacatgcGGACTTGCAGTGTGTAGGTGatgaaagaagaaaaaaaaaaagtgatgtgTGATGTGTCTCGTATGTATAATAAAAAGAAAGAGAGATGGGATGGGGATGCATATACTTCAAAGAAGGATACACGATGTACTTGGGTAGTAGTTGGGTTTGATATTGTACACGCATTCGTCGAATGCGAAGATGAATGGTTAAAAAGGGCAACAACCCCGACATTAGTTATTTCGGGCATAGAGTACAtgaatattagttatttaggtTATTATCTCCTAAAAAACAAGATAAAACTAACACCCCAAAATGATCGGTTACGTCCATAAATGATCAGTAATATACCTAAAACCGACCATATACGATGGTCGATTTAGGCACATTGGTAATGTTTAATGTATAAAACCAACCATCTCAGTCTCAATTTTAACTGGTGCAAAAAACTTGCACAAGCAGGGCCTACACTGACAGCTAGTGCCACTTGGATGCAAGTGCCACGTATGCACATATAACTGATAGGATGGGTGGTCGGTTAAAATGTTTGACCGGTAATGATTAGATGTTTTCGGAGTAGAGTAAACCCGATCGAGCCGGGGTGGGGTTTATTCTAGATAAGCTATGGCCTATTAGAACCAACCAACTGTAACCGACCAACGGAGGTGGTTGGTTAAGTCTCCTTGGTCGGTTTTATAACGGAAGCGGCTGGAGTTTTTAAAATCTGACCAACCATAACTGACCGGCTCTTTTGAAGACGTTCGGTTTTATGCGATGTGAAATGGTAAGGCCAGTCGGTTATGACAAAGTCAGTCGGTTTTCTAGCTTGTGGAATGGTAATCATGATCGGTTATGATTTTTCGGGTGGATTTTCTAGGATGTGGAATGGTATACACAGTTGGTTATGGGATGTGGAATAGTATatcaataaatcacttttatttttactatTATGTCATTAATAAATCGAAATTGTcaaaacagacattttaagttTGGAGCTATCTAAGCCCCTCTTAACTCAACCAACAAACTCACTGGACTCTAAGCCcctcttaaaataatttttgaaattactttgaaatattataacaagtcataaactttaaaaataaagttgtctgagtaactaatatatttataatatatactcaGATAAATTAtccatcaaatttatttttattattacgtTTTCAATAATTTCagtcatttataatataaaattattaaaacggATATATTAAACACTTAAAGTTAAGGGGAGAAAAAACTGTGAAATATAAGATGGTGGCAGAGACAAGGCAGATCCTTCTTCCTCTGAGAACAGATGGGCAGGAGAACCCTAGAAGAAGTGGGAACAGTAAATATGAACTTGAGGGGCAGTGAGGTTGCTACTCTCACATATTGATATAGGAAATTACATGTTATGGCATCATGATTTTACTATAAACTTCAACACTTAATAGTAGTTGTTAATATGTAATGTTTTTATTGTGTAGTATTAATAGAGTCTGAACTGATGGCAATTGTAAAAGGACAGAACCCTCTGTTGGTGTTTAACGTTGTATTTGAAACAACACTGCGTCCACTACTTGGTGTCTTATTTCAGTATGACTGGTTTGTTATTTTCTAACACAGGATAAATCTGACATGAATTATGAATGGCTATTAGTTCGCTTCAGTTTTGTTCTATAACGCGCTTAGATGAAATGACCTTGAAGTTTACAACCTTCAAAGGTAGTAACATGTAAGGATGCGTTCACtaggatggaatggaatgagggggaaatggaatgaaaatatataaaaaaaaagttttatggagaaagaagaaagtatgagacaataatgattaaaaatgaGTGAGTTAAAACTTTtcatgaagaagatgatagGGAAACATGATGAACAAGTGGAATGAAAATTCCTTTCATAACATGTGGGTTATAATGTAGTTCAAATAGTTAGAATGGATTGattgaatgaatgaaaattataaacaatttctCTAATTACCcccaatttatattaaaataccattcgattctcccctcattccttTCCATCCAAATGAACACAGTCTAGGAGTATGATTTTAACTATACCATATTATGCGAACAGTGAGTTTCGTTTGCTGTTGAAAAGTCTTGTATAGCTATAAAGATTAAGCGTGTGGGCACACAAGTCATTCATGCTTTAAAAACAGAGCTATATGTGCAGTCGGGAATCGAATATACACACCAAGAAAATACATTTCCGCTATCGAAAAGCTAAACACAAAAATGCACTTTGGTCTTTTTTTCCTTGTTGTTCTACTGCATTTTTCCTGGGGGTTAAAACAGCTAGAGTCGACCACTCTAAGTTTTAATACCGCCGACGCTAATCACAGTATTCTGATGGCTGAAAACATTACAATTGACCCAAAATGTCAGAGTAAATGCGGAAACCTTAGGGTACCATATCCGTTTGGAATCGTATCAAAGGGTCGCAACTGTTCTATAGACCCCTCTTTTGATATTACGTGCAATGATTCTTTCAATCCTCCCAAGGCCATTATACCAACTACTAATATTCAGGTGTATGATATATCCAACACTGAATTAAGAGTATCTACTTCTGTTTCTTATAGGTGCTATAATCAGTCCGGCGCGGTTTTAACTAAGGAATCACAGAAAGTTAGTTTAGCGGCAACTTCATTCCTGTGTTCTGCCGCAAATGTGTTTACAGTTGTTGGCTGTGATGACTTTGCCAGCATTTACAGAGATCCATCTTCCATTTCACGTAAAGGATGCATGACAACATGCGACAACGCTGAGGACGTCGATAAAGACGAGTGCTTGGGCAATGGCTGTTGTCAAACACCCGTCAATCTTGAGAAGTTTTTCTCCTTCGGTCTTTCAAGCGATTTTAACCATAAATATAACGTCTCATCATTTAACCCCTGCGGTTATGCATTTTTGGGTGAGAAAGATAAATTCAAGTTTCGAGGTACATCAGATCTTATTGATCCAGCTTTCCTGGACAGGACTAAGGCTAATGTTCCTATAGTACTAGACTGGATTATTGGGGATAAAAATTGCACTGAAGCACGTAAAGACCCAGCTTCGTATGCTTGCAAACATGAAAATACCGACTGTATAAATGGTAATCAGTCTGGTGGATATCGCTGCAGTTGCAAAGAAGGTTATCAGGGTAATCCATATATCAGTCCAGGATGCCAAGGTAATTAATTTAACTGCATTTAGATGGTTattctaattttgaatatttggaGTATCTAATGAGCtgatttaatcaaatttaattgtttaattgtaaGATATAAATGAATGTGAACAACATACACATGGTTGCCAACAACACTGCAATAATACTCAGGGGAGTTTTAATTGCTACTGCAACTCCGGGGACTCTATTGATGTTGATGGCAAAAACTGCACTGCTAATGCTAATGGCTCGAACTCCCACGGGATCAAGTTGGTATTAGGTAATTTAGTTCTCAGCAATGATCCATACATATGCATATAATGTACTAGGCTTAATGCCCTTTTAACCCTTTTTGGGGGGTTGTATCGATGTTGCCTCAAAATTTAACTCGGCCGATTCAACCCTTCAAATATCCGATATGTTCACATTAGTCCTTATAACCGGGATGAAGCCAAAAAATGGTATATAACGAAGGGTAAATTTGACAATTATTATTGAAGATAAAGTTCTCGTTCCTTTAACCCCGAAGAATACATAGATGTTctttttaacccctaaagaatacattGAAATTCATTacatgttccttttaaccctcaatgtCTAATGTCTTTTTTACCTTCACGAGTGTGTGAAATGTCATGATTGTTCATCCGTTATATAACGTTTTTTGGTATGAGCTAGGGGTAATCGGAACATATTGAATACTTGGAGGTTTCAATCGGCCGAGTTAAAACATTGAGGCCGTATCGGTATACACCCCCAAACATTAATGAGGGTTAAAAGAGCATTTAACCAATGtactaatataaataattatttgagataCGGGTCCATCATGCAGGTTTGGTAATATGTTGCCTTTTAGTAATCATTGGAATGAACTGGCTGTACTGCATCATGAAGCAGAGAAAGCATTCCCAATTAAGAGAGAAATTCTTTGAGCAGAACGGGGGCTTCATCTTAAGACAGCAAAGTATCTCTGGGGGAGGCAGTGTTGAGTCTACAAAACATTTCACTTATGAAGAATTGAAGAAAGCGACCAACAACTATGCTGCTGATAGAATAGTTGGCCAGGGTGGTTATGGTATAGTCTACAAAGGAATTTTACCAGATCAACGTATAGTTGCAGTCAAACGATCTAGAGTATTGGATACGAGTCAAATAGATCAATTTATTAACGAGGTCGTGATTCTTGCACAAGTTAACCATAGAAATGTGGTCAAACTTCTAGGATGTTGTTTAGAATGTGAGGTACCTTTGTTGGTATATGAGTTTGTATCGAATGGCACTTTATTTCATCATGTCCATAGTACTCATGGAGGCTTGTCATGGTTATCTTTGGACAATCGTTTGAGAGTTGCTGCTGAATCTGCTGGTGCCCTTGCGTATCTTCATTCAGAAGCTTCTATGCCCATTATGCATAGAGATATCAAATTAGCCAACATATTACTCGACGAGAACTATGTTGCCAAAATATCAGATTTTGGAGCCTCGAGGTTGGTACCCATGGATCAAACTAAAGTGATTACATTAGTCCAAGGAACTTTAGGCTACTTGGACCCTGAATACTTCCATACAGGGGAACTAACCGACAAAAGTGACGTTTATAGTTTTGGAGTGGTCCTTGCAGAGCTCTTAACCGGAAGAAAACCAATTTGCCTGCAAAATTCTGTCGAAGAGGAAAAAAATTTGGCTACATATTTCATTACCTCCATCAAGGAGGACAGATTGTTTCAAGTTTTAGATCGTCGAGTAGTGAGAGAAGGAACGAGGGATCAACTTCAAAACGCTGCCCAACTTGTGAAGAGGTGCCTTAACCTTAATGGTGAGGAAAGACCAGCAATGAAGGAAGTGGCCATGGAAATAGAGAACCTCAGGAAATTCACTAAACATCCTTGGGCTAATCAACATGGCACTGAAAAAACCACAAGCTTGATAGTTCATACAGAGATTCAGCATTCAGACCTCTATGAAATTCAGCTAAGTTCTCATATTGGGAATAACTCCGAACAGTATAGCTCAAGTACTGTGAGTTTGGTACATGAGGCAACCAGCCCTCGTTGAGATATATCTTCAACTCCATGAgttgtgtaattatatatattcataattaaatacATGCATGTGTACTACTGCTACTGGTCAGTAGCTTCGGTTGTTGAGCCTCGTGCAATTAGTTAGGTTGTGGTCTTCCTGTGTTGTTCCAAGTCGGTCGTACTCTCTCCATTTCAAAATGTACgacgttttgattttttgcacgtagtttaaaattttttgaccatgtacttatatttattatttttaaatttttttttagataaaagtATATAGTCAgaattttaaagtataaattttttttaaaaagaaattatgaTTCTAGGTGCTTGGTCAAAACACTTTGATATGTGtctaaaaagtcaaagcgtcatacattttgaaacggagggagtatacattttgaaacggagggagtaatagaatAAGTAAGCGAAGCAGACGATAACAGTCTGTTCTCTTGTATCCTAATATTCATTTCTGAGCTTAGTTACCACTTACCAGTTTGTTACACGGTTCAACTTTATAACTCATGCATGCGTGATGCGTATTCCATAAAAaggttttaaaagtttttgaaagaaaaattaattattattaaagcaAGTCATCCAAGACTACTGATGCAACAATAATATAGGATAGATTATCCTCACTGAAACTACAGTCAGATCCCCACTGAAACTACAGTCAGCCCTCCAATAGAGAAGCTCGCGCCAAAGAGTGCGCAACCTTATACTAATTAGTAGACCATTTTACAAAATGCAAAGAAAAAGAATCAAAAATCAGACATCAAAGCCTTACACTTTAAAAGAAGAGTAAAATGCAGGATGTGTACCTCTAGTTATACACTTATGCATTTTGTGTACCTATGATTTCCAATCTAGCAAAGTGTCTACCTCCAGTTTTAAAATTCTAGCACTATGTGTAGTTCCGTTAGAAATCATTTAATGGAGTTAGTATTGCAGGGGCAGTGGTGGTAATTGTGATAAAGGTCTGCGTCACTGTGTGTATGTACTGCATAAGTTCAGCTTGTTTTTGTTTCGAAGGGACCCGAACTGTCTAACCATGAGGGCTCCTTTTCATTTTCTGATGCAGTTAAGTACTCCATAAATTATTTAcgattttctaatattatttgatatgattttaataggtatatataatataatttaataatttatttataattttttttataaatgtttaaacattaaatttttattcaaattatttttaaataatttataaaattatactgtGTTGGTGTATTAAAATGTATATCATCCCCGACCTTGGGGAGAAGACTCTTACCGCTCTATCTGAGTTGTATACATCGAAAAACGAGACATGGGATACATTTTAATgttattgaaaaatataattctataacttattttttatatttaaattttattaagaaaaaaaatttaacataattcGTAGAACTATATGTTAGAGAAGCATTAAAATACAGTGGCCTAAGTTGACAATAAATTAtagtttaaatatattcttctttattacatatatatataattagtaaattattatattcaattaaaagattttttttgcaaattttctcatgaatataatatgtatttatatacattattatcatgtattttatagaaaaattaatatttgtaattcctttctttatgaaataaatatttgtaattataaattGGGATACAcaaatataagatatataattactACTCACTATGACCCCCTAATTGCTTATCTTGGGAGACAGGATTTAACACGAATTTTAAAACTCCTATAAAAAGTAGATTCATAATTTATGTTATACTATTTTttgtgtttaattaaataattttgaaaaattgtttcataaatataataggtatttatataaattattataatatattttatagaaaacaaatattttaaattttttcatgaaataaatatttgtaattaggAATTGGGatccaaaaatataatatgtataattaattactattcTCTTTGTTCccctaattatttatattgggAGATAGGTTAAGTacgtatttataaatttttaaaaaatataatttaataaattgtgtttaaaattaattccaaacaaaaatttaattttgaatatttatagaaaaagaaatcttgattttgtttttccttGGTTGAGAGAGCAGAGCAGAAGCAGTGTATACGCACATGGATAGCTGTTGGTCATGTAATTACCATCCCTGCCCTTGCACAACTAACTCCGGTAATTGCTTTTTAAC of the Daucus carota subsp. sativus chromosome 4, DH1 v3.0, whole genome shotgun sequence genome contains:
- the LOC108216540 gene encoding wall-associated receptor kinase 2-like: MHFGLFFLVVLLHFSWGLKQLESTTLSFNTADANHSILMAENITIDPKCQSKCGNLRVPYPFGIVSKGRNCSIDPSFDITCNDSFNPPKAIIPTTNIQVYDISNTELRVSTSVSYRCYNQSGAVLTKESQKVSLAATSFLCSAANVFTVVGCDDFASIYRDPSSISRKGCMTTCDNAEDVDKDECLGNGCCQTPVNLEKFFSFGLSSDFNHKYNVSSFNPCGYAFLGEKDKFKFRGTSDLIDPAFLDRTKANVPIVLDWIIGDKNCTEARKDPASYACKHENTDCINGNQSGGYRCSCKEGYQGNPYISPGCQDINECEQHTHGCQQHCNNTQGSFNCYCNSGDSIDVDGKNCTANANGSNSHGIKLVLGLVICCLLVIIGMNWLYCIMKQRKHSQLREKFFEQNGGFILRQQSISGGGSVESTKHFTYEELKKATNNYAADRIVGQGGYGIVYKGILPDQRIVAVKRSRVLDTSQIDQFINEVVILAQVNHRNVVKLLGCCLECEVPLLVYEFVSNGTLFHHVHSTHGGLSWLSLDNRLRVAAESAGALAYLHSEASMPIMHRDIKLANILLDENYVAKISDFGASRLVPMDQTKVITLVQGTLGYLDPEYFHTGELTDKSDVYSFGVVLAELLTGRKPICLQNSVEEEKNLATYFITSIKEDRLFQVLDRRVVREGTRDQLQNAAQLVKRCLNLNGEERPAMKEVAMEIENLRKFTKHPWANQHGTEKTTSLIVHTEIQHSDLYEIQLSSHIGNNSEQYSSSTVSLVHEATSPR